The Pecten maximus chromosome 12, xPecMax1.1, whole genome shotgun sequence genome includes a region encoding these proteins:
- the LOC117339691 gene encoding uncharacterized transmembrane protein DDB_G0289901-like, translated as MEYLILILCSLSVALATYPPYGPSITRGGMSSNFIGGIQPGYSSSMTGSFQPGYRSTGYMGIYQPRFNSINNRFMSGGSSLGGGIAESVAPVYTGGIGMAPRTYTRTRITVFPPAAGTGTSSFTGGYSGYNGMPGSAPYMAGGMTGVAGINPYLTGTGGMTSIAGGSPFMAGGTPVSGSFNMGGIGGQSSMTYGSVYPYASVYPYASGMATGMNFPQIPTGSFNGFGGWNSFGGGNSGFSPMMYNKKRGAY; from the coding sequence ATGGAGTATCTGATTCTAATCCTGTGCTCATTGAGCGTGGCTTTAGCCACGTACCCGCCTTATGGACCATCAATCACGAGAGGTGGGATGTCCAGTAATTTTATTGGCGGTATACAGCCAGGCTATTCCTCCTCAATGACAGGAAGCTTCCAGCCTGGATATAGATCTACAGGATACATGGGGATATATCAACCACGTTTCAATTCGATCAACAATCGCTTTATGTCGGGAGGTAGCTCGTTAGGTGGAGGAATCGCAGAATCGGTTGCGCCGGTATATACAGGGGGAATTGGGATGGCTCCCAGGACTTATACGAGAACCAGAATCACTGTATTCCCGCCTGCTGCTGGTACTGGAACTTCGTCATTTACCGGAGGTTACAGTGGCTATAATGGAATGCCTGGTTCCGCTCCTTATATGGCTGGTGGTATGACGGGTGTAGCCGGTATAAATCCCTATTTAACTGGAACTGGAGGCATGACGAGCATAGCCGGTGGGTCACCGTTCATGGCTGGAGGTACCCCAGTGTCTGGCAGTTTCAACATGGGTGGTATTGGAGGACAATCATCAATGACATATGGATCAGTTTATCCCTATGCATCAGTTTATCCCTATGCATCAGGGATGGCTACAGGAATGAACTTTCCGCAAATCCCCACTGGTAGCTTCAATGGTTTCG